The Gloeocapsopsis sp. IPPAS B-1203 region ATTTACTGTTGCTCATATCTTTTCCTCTCTTTTTTATTAGCTTTTCTAGCTGAAATTAAACGAATTTTACTATCCCTTTGAGTGTAAACAACTACGACAATGATAATTTTTTGCTGGGTGGTAAGCAGTAACTTACCGATAGAAATTTCTCTAATTTCTCCATAATCAAAGCGATTGTCCACAAAGATAAGCAAATTTGGGTCTTCAAAAACCCTTTTAGCCTGCTCAAAATCAATACCATGCTTTGATATATTGCTATAATTTTTGCTTTTGTCCCATTCAAATTCCATAAATAGGTATATACGATTTTGTATATACAATTAAATTGTAACTTAAGTTTTTTAGCCAGAGCAAAATAAAAAACTTACTATTTTCTCCTCGGAATTAACATATAGTTAGTGCAATCGCCGCTCTTGTAGTAACGCACCACCTGAAATATATACTA contains the following coding sequences:
- a CDS encoding BrnT family toxin; translated protein: MEFEWDKSKNYSNISKHGIDFEQAKRVFEDPNLLIFVDNRFDYGEIREISIGKLLLTTQQKIIIVVVVYTQRDSKIRLISARKANKKERKRYEQQ